A single Thiohalobacter thiocyanaticus DNA region contains:
- a CDS encoding ATP synthase subunit I, with protein MSLAAGALYLARPPETAIAWLFGAGIALSNTALLAWRSHRLVQRPATDAHRDLRAFFFSAVERLVIVIMLFVAGLGALELPPLPLLGAFIAGQLVLMISSFKTGLTTHGE; from the coding sequence TTGTCTCTGGCCGCCGGCGCCCTGTATCTGGCGCGCCCGCCGGAGACCGCGATCGCCTGGCTGTTCGGCGCCGGGATCGCGCTGTCGAATACGGCACTGCTGGCCTGGCGCTCGCATCGGCTGGTTCAACGCCCCGCGACGGATGCCCATCGGGATCTGCGGGCGTTCTTCTTCTCCGCCGTTGAGCGCCTCGTCATCGTCATCATGCTGTTCGTGGCAGGTCTGGGCGCACTCGAGTTGCCGCCGCTGCCGCTGCTCGGCGCCTTCATCGCCGGCCAGCTGGTGCTCATGATTTCAAGCTTCAAGACAGGACTGACAACGCATGGCGAGTGA